In Cherax quadricarinatus isolate ZL_2023a unplaced genomic scaffold, ASM3850222v1 Contig40, whole genome shotgun sequence, a genomic segment contains:
- the LOC128700664 gene encoding zinc finger protein 568-like, which yields MSTKPIGVNTAPGEMEGNQGQFKEGEVRLNSLDQDLTAMKEYQCSECLKYFSNKDWLERHMKVHTGEIDHQCSECLKCFRQRSNLVIHKKIHSGEKPYQCSECLKCFSHKSYLVAHKKIHTGEKPYECSECLKCFSNKSNLVKHVKIHTGEKPYQCSECSKWFCRKSVLVKHERIHTGEKPFQCSECLKCFSNKSILVEHKKTHTGEKPYQCSECLKCFGRKNYLIIHKKIHTGEKPYQCSECLKCFISKSVLVKHMKSHTEEKPFQCSECLKWFRQKNYLIIHKKIHTGEKPHQCSECLKCFSNKRDLERHTRVHTDEKPYQCSVCMKCFNRKSYLSVHTKIHEGEKIYQCSECMKCFSRKGHLVQHEQIHRGRKPYKCSECSKCFTFKRSLKTHVRIHTGEKPYRCSVCLKSFRNKNGLVAHEKAHTGCKPYQCSVSATVDYEVHTGS from the coding sequence atgagcactaaacccataggggttaatacagcacctggggaaatggaaggtaatcagggtCAGTTCAAGGAAGGTGAGGTCAGGttgaattccttggatcaagatctcaCTGCCATGAAGgaatatcagtgttcagaatgctTGAAATATTTTAGCAATAAAGATTGGCTTGAAAGACACATGAAAGTACATACAGGAGAGATAGatcatcagtgttcagaatgtctaaaATGTTTTAGACAGAGAAGTAATCTTGTCATACACAAGAAAATTCAttcaggagagaaaccatatcagtgttcagaatgtctgaaatgttttagccaTAAAAGTTATCTTGTTGCACACAAGaaaattcatacaggagagaagccttatgagtgttcagaatgtctgaaatgtTTCAGCAATAAAAGTAATCTTGTAAAACATGTGaaaattcatacaggagagaagccttatcagtgttcagaatgttcaAAATGGTTTTGCAGAAAAAGTGTTCTTGTAAAGCATGAgagaattcatacaggagagaagccttttcagtgttcagaatgtttgaAATGTTTTAGCAATAAAAGTATTCTTGTAGAACACAAGAaaactcatactggagagaagccttatcaatgttcagaatgtctgaagtGTTTTGGCCGAAAAAATTATCTTATTATACACAAGaaaattcatacaggagagaaaccttaTCAATGTTCAGAATGTTTGAAATGTTTTATCAGTAAAAGTGTTCTTGTAAAGCACATGAAAAGTCATACAGAAGAGAAGCCttttcagtgttcagaatgtttaaAATGGTTTAGGCAAAAAAATTATCTTATTATACACAAGaaaattcatacaggagagaagcctcatcagtgttcagaatgtttgaAATGTTTCAGcaataaaagggatcttgaaagaCACACAAGAGTTCATACAGATGAAAAGCCttaccagtgttcagtgtgtatgAAATGTTTTAACAGAAAGAGTTATCTTTCAGTTCACACAAAAATTCATGAAGGAGAGAAaatatatcaatgttcagagtgtatgAAATGTTTTAGCAGGAAAGGCCATCTTGTACAACATGAACAAATTCATAGAGGAAGGAAACCATACAAGTGTTCAGAGTGTTCAAAATGTTTTACCTTTAAGCGTTCTCTTAAAACACATGTGAggattcatacaggagagaaaccttaTCGGTGTTCAGTGTGTTTAAAAAGTTTTCGTAATAAAAATGGCCTTGTAGCACATGAGAAAGCTCATACAGGATGTAAACCATATCAGTGCTCAGTGTCTGCTACTGTAGATTATGAAGTTCATACAGGAAGTTAA